From a single Gracilimonas sp. genomic region:
- a CDS encoding DUF456 domain-containing protein — protein sequence MELIILIIGALLMLIGLAGAFLPVVPGLPFSYVGLLILQFLYAPFSLTFLLVWAVIVIVVGFVLDNVIPAWATKKFGGSPYGVTGSVVGLVAGLFFPPIGFVLGPLVGAFLGELIAGNKSDKALKSALGSFVGFMAATGLKVMAAGVMAYHYFANVSF from the coding sequence ATGGAACTTATTATACTTATTATCGGTGCATTGTTAATGCTAATTGGTTTGGCCGGAGCTTTTCTGCCGGTCGTGCCCGGACTTCCTTTCAGTTATGTGGGGTTGCTGATTCTGCAGTTTTTGTATGCCCCTTTTTCTCTAACATTTCTACTGGTTTGGGCAGTGATCGTAATTGTAGTGGGGTTTGTGTTGGATAACGTGATCCCGGCCTGGGCAACCAAAAAATTCGGTGGATCTCCCTATGGTGTCACCGGCTCTGTAGTAGGCTTGGTTGCCGGACTTTTCTTTCCACCCATCGGTTTTGTGCTGGGCCCTCTGGTTGGTGCTTTTCTTGGTGAACTTATCGCCGGAAATAAATCCGATAAAGCCCTGAAGTCTGCTTTAGGTTCGTTTGTAGGATTCATGGCCGCAACCGGTTTAAAAGTGATGGCAGCCGGAGTAATGGCCTATCACTACTTTGCGAATGTCAGTTTTTAG
- the hutH gene encoding histidine ammonia-lyase, with the protein MHKIKISSLYKDIERSLNQLKKDPSPVLDARAVVDDALTKNEAFYGINTGFGILASKRIGDDQLKQLQRNLILSHAVGTGDLIPKEISRLMLQLKIHALGIGFSGISKETFDRLMYFIDHDMIPVIPEKGSVGASGDLAPLAHMSLPLLGFGSFWNEDGTDTIPADQVLKKHNLQPIELQPKDGLSLINGTQLMSAYGAFVLEKALKLLKSADLLGAMSLEALQGSIKPFDERIHEIRPHTGQQTVARNVRHLLQNSEILESHRNCGKVQDPYSLRCIPQVHGASRDAIAHCISTVQTEINSVTDNPLVFQNGDIISGGNFHGQPLALVLDYAAIALAELASISERRTYLLLEGHDGLPTLLMEETGINSGFMIPQYTSAALVSENKVLCHPASVDSIPTSLGQEDHVSMGSIGALKLLNVFKNVEQVLAIELFTASQALDFRKPLKPGAGVDRAHKYIREQIPHAQEDHFFKDEINEAVQLLMQSDLLNPLGLE; encoded by the coding sequence ATGCATAAAATTAAGATCAGCAGCTTATACAAGGATATTGAACGGTCTTTAAATCAGCTGAAGAAAGATCCTTCTCCCGTTTTGGATGCCCGGGCGGTGGTGGATGATGCCCTCACCAAAAATGAAGCCTTTTACGGTATTAACACCGGTTTTGGCATCCTTGCCTCTAAACGAATTGGAGACGACCAACTTAAACAGCTGCAACGAAACCTGATTTTATCTCATGCGGTGGGAACCGGAGACCTGATCCCCAAAGAGATTTCCCGGCTGATGCTTCAGCTCAAAATTCATGCGTTGGGAATAGGTTTCTCCGGAATTTCTAAAGAAACCTTTGACCGACTCATGTATTTCATTGATCATGATATGATTCCGGTTATCCCTGAAAAAGGCAGCGTGGGGGCTTCAGGTGATTTAGCTCCGCTTGCTCATATGTCGCTGCCGCTGTTGGGTTTTGGTTCTTTCTGGAATGAGGATGGAACCGATACGATTCCAGCAGATCAAGTTCTGAAAAAGCATAACCTGCAACCGATTGAGCTTCAGCCCAAAGATGGACTATCCTTAATAAACGGAACTCAGTTGATGAGCGCTTACGGGGCATTTGTACTGGAGAAAGCTCTAAAACTATTGAAAAGTGCGGATCTGTTGGGAGCAATGAGCCTGGAAGCATTGCAAGGCAGCATCAAACCTTTTGATGAGCGTATTCATGAAATTCGCCCCCATACCGGACAGCAAACTGTAGCCCGGAATGTTCGTCATTTGCTTCAGAATAGTGAGATTTTGGAATCGCACCGAAATTGCGGGAAAGTGCAGGACCCATATTCTCTTCGTTGTATTCCACAGGTTCATGGAGCCAGCCGGGATGCCATCGCTCATTGTATTTCCACGGTTCAAACCGAAATAAACTCGGTAACGGATAATCCACTGGTTTTTCAGAACGGAGATATTATCAGTGGGGGCAATTTCCACGGACAGCCGCTGGCACTGGTGCTCGATTATGCCGCTATAGCATTGGCAGAACTGGCAAGTATTTCGGAGCGGAGAACGTACTTACTGCTTGAAGGACACGATGGGTTACCTACCCTGCTTATGGAAGAAACCGGGATTAATTCCGGCTTTATGATTCCGCAATATACATCAGCTGCGCTGGTGTCGGAAAATAAGGTACTGTGTCATCCTGCATCCGTTGACTCTATTCCGACCAGCCTCGGACAGGAAGATCATGTAAGTATGGGAAGCATCGGGGCACTGAAGTTGCTGAATGTATTCAAAAATGTAGAGCAGGTGCTGGCTATTGAGTTGTTTACGGCATCCCAGGCCCTTGATTTCCGAAAACCGCTGAAGCCGGGAGCTGGCGTGGATCGTGCGCACAAATATATACGTGAGCAGATTCCGCATGCGCAGGAAGATCATTTTTTTAAGGATGAGATTAACGAAGCGGTGCAACTGCTCATGCAATCTGATTTACTGAATCCGCTTGGGCTGGAATGA